DNA from Garra rufa chromosome 5, GarRuf1.0, whole genome shotgun sequence:
CTTTAACCCTGCGAGACAAGCGAAGGTAGAAATAATCCAGGGAGAGAACGACAGGGCGAGGGAGAGAGACGGCATTGGTGGCAAATGGTCCGTGAAGAGAACCATCATGTCGCCGGAACGCGGCTCGCTATGCCGCTTTATTCAGCTGGCCGTATATTGTTGTCCCGCGAGGCGGCTGAGCGCCCATCCTGAAAGACGGCCGCCGCATGAACTTACAGCAAGTAAATTTCTCTCTTTCCACACGTTAGCTGCCTCATTTGCTTTCAATCAAAGCCCGGAGTTGAAAGAGACGGGGGAAAACGGCAACGAGGGGAGAAAAAAGTGTCAGGGAGTGGAAAGAATGAGTGAAGAGATGAAAGTAAAGCAGTGAAATCTGGCCACTGGATTGGAAGTGACGCGTAAATCGCTGTGTCCTGCATCCAGAGCCGCTGGTAAAACAGAAAGAGAAAATCTCCTTCTGATAAGAGAAGATCATTTGCATCAACGTCTTAATAACGCCGAGCTCTTTAACCCTATTTCTCAGGCCTATAAACGATAGTTTACACTTTTTCTGCAAGTCTTTTAGCTCTCAAGTAAATGTCAGATTAACTGTAGTCATATTTCCAGATGATTTGTTTCTTCATGAATCATTTTTTAGTCTCAAAACTGATCTTTTGAGGAACGTTTGTTTCCAGAAAATTTGCTTTGAGTGTTTCACAGTGGAGGAATGATCTCAAGCCTCCAAAACATCTCACATTTTTTGAGGAACGtgtatttgttcatctctcaatcatcattggattgAATTGCATTATTTGTTTGAATCATTTCAATATCATCTTATTTAGACACTTATTATTAATAGCATTTTATGTAGGATCTGCTGTACTGTTATAAACATCTAactgatttacattacaagcagAATTTAATCTTACAAATATCAGCATCTGCAACAAATTGcgtattttttttgtctttgaatAAGTTTGAGCAGTTTTTTCCTTcatattctcactatatcagactatatgagccataaaaacCTAATGATAGtcaacaaaaaaatacatatgcgaactttaaaaaaaatatatgttggtTATAGGTTCAATAGATagttccatttaaaaaaaagatttttcagactattacactgcaaaaaaaaaaaaaaaaaaaaaaaaaaaattccttactatttttgtcttgttttctagtataaatatctaagaattactgaatcaggatgcatttactgATTGATGGTTTAGACTTTGTCTGCAGGTCTTTTAGCTCTCAAGTAAATGTCAGAATATTTCCAGATGATTTGTTTCTTCGTGAATCATTTTTAGTCTCAAATCTGATCTTTTGAGGAATGTTTGTTTCCAGAAAATTTGCTTTGACTGTTTCACAGTGGAGGAATGATCTTCTCAAGCCTccaaaacatctcacatcttttgaggaacgtgtatttgttcatctctcaatcatcattggattgcattacattatatatttacaCTACAAGCAGAATTTAATCATGCAAATATTAGCATCTGCaccaaattgcatttttttttatttgagcagTTTTTTACCTCCATATTCTAACTATACAAGCCTGATAATAGTCAACGACAAAAACAAAATAGTTTTTCTGACTATTATTTCATGTCAGGTTTAATGTGGTTAAAAGCACTTAAACTTTTAACTAttgaatataaataaatgaatgtattTGCAATTCTTTATGAAAGCTTGTTTCCagtacagaagaaaaaaataataaatagcaAAAATTTCAACTTTTCTGATACCTCACAATTTGCATTCTTTCTCATTTTCATCTTAGTTTTTCTCTTAATGAGCAGTAAGAAGAGACTTATTCTCTGGTGGAAACATtaaaaaatgcaagatataaactctgaattctgactttctttctcacaattctgagtttacatctaccagttctgttttttttttttttttccaccacagaataaaataagaaaaattaaagAAATGAAAGTGGAAATTCAAAATGAAGACATCCAAAGGATTTTAACTATGAGCAATTGTTGTTTAAAGCTCCTTGTCTAACTATATTTTGTCTAAAGGGTTTAAAAAGCATTCAATTCTGAACAACTGAATATAAATAATTGCATGCATATGCCATGCTTTATGGAAACTTGTTTCTgacacagaattaaaaaaaaaaagtaaaaaaaaaatgcatgattgcaatatttttctttttatattttctatttatattttatgcaatactgagagtaaagtcagaattgtgaaatatgaactTGAACTTtaatcgcaattctgaccttttttctctaaattttgagtttacatcttgcaattctgtttttatggAAACATGTTTGtgccacagaattaaaaaaaaagtataatagtgactttttcttacaattcagatttattttatagttaatgAATATTtctacatataaaaaaaaaacaaaaaaacaatgaagttaaattaaatatatttttgaaatgtaaaatatagtttttagcctaaataaaccaaaatatttttttcaaaatgcatttgcaaaatgcaaaatgcataaaagtttttttaatgatCTCCCATAAAAAAACCAAAGTTAAATTTATaccaaaatatttttcaaaatgcatTTGCAAAATGCAAGAGTTTTTTTATGATCTCCCATAAAAAAACCCAatgaagttaattttttttttttttttgaaatttaaaataaatttaaaatagttttagccTTAATATACCAAGATATTTTTTCTAAACGCATTTTGTTgcaagaaaatacatttaaaatttacaGTAGCCCTCATTTAGTCTAAATGCAAATGTGGATGAAATGCAGATTAAAACAGGGTATAAAAAAAGGTATAATTGCaactttctcacaattttgatttaatttcCATGCatctctgagaaaagtcagaacttgcgattctgacctttttttctctatattttgatAAATCTCATCTACCTGCTTATTaacagaaaaacaaagaaaaaattgatgaaaagtgacagAAACAACAGCGGTAATTTAAATGAAGTCATCTAAAGGATACACAGAGGTATCAGCTCATCTAATTCAGCTGAAGGTCATTCCTCTACAGTCTACAGGAATGAACAGATATGTTCGTCTGATTCCTGATGGTGACGTTTCAGGTGACGTCCATCCCGTCCCACGTCGAGGCCCAGAACAAACAATGAGGCCGAAAGGCCTGGACGAGGTGCATTCGCTCCTGCTCCCATGAAATCAGAAACCACCTCAGGCTGCTGTCCTCGACTCTTCCAGAAAACAGAAACTAAAGAAACCAGGGGCCAAGGCTTGTGTTTTAAGGGCCGAAGGTCGCGACCCGAGCGGAAAAGGGTCACTTGTGTGATCTGTTCTGAACCTGAATGATTCCTCCAATcatgtgtgtttttgaggaaagTTGTGCTGCTACTTTAGAGAAATGTGCAACAATCTCGTTACTTAATGTCAGATTGATATTGATATTCATACCTGAATAGATACAACAGCACTGAAGATTAAATGCATTTAGAGATAACGAATATGTGTACAGACGATGACCTCCcattcaaaaaacaaacaaaaaaaaaaacatttttttcttcctggctgaaatttattttaaatatatgttgtaaacaaggaattattattattattttaatacatttggtTTTAGCCTTCATATaccaaaatatttttcaaaatgcatTTCAGAGCAAGAAAATACATTTCCAGTTTACATTTAGTCAAAATGCAAATGTAGATAGAATAGAGATAAAACTAGATTTATACTGTAAAGATTTAACAATGATTaattttttgaataaaaaatTTCAAATGTGTTATGCGTTTACATTTGTTGTAgacaataaagtttaataaataagtACATAAAGTCTTTCTTCAAATGTGAATCTATTTTCTTGGATTGAAGCTAAATGGAAGgcaaaataaattctattttagaaaataaatatttttgtatattctgaaatatatttaaaaatatttttgatttttttgttgcCATATGGACCTCTGTTTATATTATCATTTtatcatattattaaaaaaaaaccaaTTCTGAAAATTTTGgttttttaaaatagatttagtTTATACCAAAATACTTTGCAAAACCCATTTCAGTGCAAGAAAATACATTTCCAATTTAAAGTAGCCTACATTTAATCTAAATGAAATCTAAATTAATCTTTTCTTGGATTGAAGACATATGGAatgcaaaataaattatttttttttttttttttcaaaaacacaaaaaaaaattgcaaaaatatattgttagaaaacatttacataaatacatttcaaaacatACTTCagaaaatacacatttttggctttttttgtatattctgaaatatatttaaaatgaaatgcttttttttttttacatatggaCTTTCATTcacattattattacttttttcaacATTTAGTTTTAGCCTTCATATACCAAAATATTTCTCAAAATGGATTTCAGGGCAAGAAAATTTCCAATTTAAAGTAGCCTACATTTAATCTAAATGTAATCTTAATTAATTTTTTCTTGGATTGAAAATATATGGAACGCAAAGTAAAttctttatataattttttttttaaactgcccAAAAAATATACTGGTAGAAAacatacttaataataataataataattaaataaacacattttaaaatatttatatttgagaaaatacttatttttggtcttttttgtatattctgaaatatatttaactattatttgaatttgttttttgCCATAAGAACCTCCATTTACATTTACTTAATTATCCAAACaccattttttagaaaatgttcaAATGTGAGTCTCATATGTGATCATCCGGCTTTTAtggaatgtttgtttgtttatctttTAATCATCATTGCATTTCATTATGTTTTGAAGCAACAGAGTTTTGATCATAAGAGCGCTGATCTCTTACCTTGGGATTCTCCAGAATTCCAGACTCGTAGCTGTTAAAAGagatttttattatgtttataatGCAATAACAGCAGTAAAGAAGTCAGGCAGGTAAATAAAGCGCTTGTGTGTCAGACTTCACCTGATGTGCATCAGATTTGCATCCATGCTCCACGGCGCCTTCGGTGTGACAGGAACAGGAATACCGTGTTTCTGAACAAAGAAATAAACACATGAGATGCAGGATTGACTTCCAACAACTTTCGCTCAGAAACTACTAATGCATTTATCAAATAACTAcgaagaaatggcaagtaacccATTGagttaaacatgaaattttgaagttGAGTGACTGGaacagtattttcttgtaaaacgagCACCagaaatctttgttttatttacaatctGTAATCATTTTGTTTGTGTTTAATGCATAAATGCTCACAGACTCATCTGAAGTGCCTTTAGAAAACACAAAACACTGATCATGAGCTCCAtctagtggattgaatgtggaACTAAAGCAGTTTGAAGAGCATTTTGGGTTTAATTCAGACTCATCAAGTTTACATGCTGTGTCTTTTGTTTGTTGTACATGTTTAATTAAAGACATCAGGGTTAtctttttttaactaaaactttatgtaaaaccataaaaaatatattttgttacttaaaatgaaacaaatgttgactaaaatgaaatataagtaataaaatataagtacaaaaaaacctaaaactacacagacatttaaaaaactaataaaaatgtaaaaaactacaaaaactttaactgtaattaaaacaaaatattacaaataattcttaaaataattaagtagtttcaagtcagaatgtttcaataagtgaattttcatcagcttcACACTCTTTATAACCAATGAATTTGCATGAAGTTGTAATTGTCAAAATTTTCTAGTGGTTTGGGACTGTTTTTagcaatatattaaaaatgaattaaaattagcAATTTGTAACTAATGAGATATTTTAAAGCGTAACATAATTGAATATACATATCTATatctattaaattttttttaattttaaagaggtcttttctgctcatcaaaaatacagaaaaaaacagtaatattgcaaaatgttattacaatataaaataaatttttaattttaatttaacacatctttggtgaataaaagtattttagcttctttcaaaaaaaaaaaaaaaaaaaaaaaagaataaaaatgtacttccggtaaccccaaacttttgaacagtagtgtatattgttagaaaacctttccattttaaataaattctgttctttttagccttttattgatcaaagaaccctgaaaaaagtatcacagcatattagaatgatttctgaaggatcatgtgacactgaagactatggATTTTTAAcatatatcaaaatagaaaaacattgttttacatcgtaataatatttcacaatacaacttttttttctgtatttttgattaaataaacagagccttgatgagcattagaaacttacttaaaatacttcaaatatcttactgatgccaaacttaatgttttttaaataacttttccaGATTCAAAATTCTTTAGAAAATTCTCTACATTTTTTAGATGTTTTAGATCATTTTAAAGGCAAAATCTTGTGCTCTTTTCTGAAGTTTTCTGATGCCCCCTAGTGGAcactgcactgaaaaaaaattattaattgaatttactaaatttgtttttaaggtaagtggttgcaatcaatttattttagttacattttaaaaaacaaaattatttgttgactaactttcaacattttttttttatttaaatgcagatTGAATacattgattgcaaccacttaccttaaaactATTTAGTAAATTcagagaatctttttttttttttttttttttttttttttttggaaaaaactgTTCCATAGCTTTAAAATGAATGTAACCATATCTGAAAGCGTTGGTATTTTTTTGGTATTCTGGGAACTCCGAGCACAATCTGTGACACCTAAGTTCTCAGATGaaagtttgcatgtgtttttatcTCAGTAGAAAAAGCCAATCATGagactaaaactaaaagtaaATCATCAATGTGTTTGAGCTGTAGTGATAATACTGCACCTCTGCGTACTCCATCAGGTCCTTCCTGCCACGGAAGCGCTGGTAAAACTCTGGGATCCTCCACGGAGCGATGATCTGGAGATTTGAGACGGATCAGAGACACAGATGATGGGTTTCTAACATATGTGTGATGGATCTGATCTCACCTGCACTTGAGGATAGAGAGCGTAACACGTCAGCTCAAAGCGAATCTGGTCATTTccctgaaaaacaagacaaaaatgatTTACTTTGAGTAATTTACTCACATGCATCTGTGTATTTATGAGGGATGAAGTATGCATTTCATATATGggctttgtaaaattataattaacacattttattagatttaaataTCATTCTCTGTTGGTGTTTCAGTAAGTAATGAACACATGTAATTCTTCAAAGGTTTTAAAAAGTAAGTGTTTTTCAGGGTTTACAATTATTTCTAGTagtttgtgatttttttctcagcaatttctctcaactcaaatatttttatataataaattacagaAATTCACATGAATTTTCCAAAAATGAAACAagcataattaaaataaatgattaaaaacataaaataatagtgAAAagcatacaaataaataaataaatatatattttctgagatgaatagaaagttcaaaatgtaaaaaaaaaaaaaaaaaaatcacttaaaataTTTGCTgagattttaaattattatttcagtGATTTTATATTTGgaaatatttaaagttttttttttttttttaaatcttgaatcctgaaaaacaaaatatataaatatatagatacaaaaaaaatgaaattaaatgtcaTTCCTATTTTAAATCTTTCTTTTAAATATCATTGTCAGTTGGTGTTTCAGTAATCAATGAACACATTTGTAAGTTCTTCAGGGTTTACAATCTTTATGACCAATAAAGTTGCATGACTTTTCCagttgtttattaaaaaaaattaaataaaaccatcATTTACATACAAATAGCAATTTCCTAGCaatttctctctactcaaatattttatatattaattacagTAATGTTATTAATTTCAGTgaattttcaaaaaacaaaatgaaaaaagaaaaataaattaaaaaaattagtaataaaaacataattaaaaatttaaaaaaaaaatttaaaaataaaataaaattttgttaaattattaaaatattaatttaaaatctctaaaattaatttaaaacagaAGATTTTGCTAAATCAGAGTCACATCACAGACTCCTGCTGCCATCTAGAGGTGAAACATGAGATTAAAGATGCACTTAAATCCCCAGAGAAATGAGCAGTAGatctcaaaaaacatactttatttgacctaatttactttattctttttatttaattctttttctTTAATATTCAAGGATATTCTTCACCTCGTAACAACAAATTACAATGATGCTGCATTCAGACTAATAGATGTTAGTATACACTACTGGACAAACTGTgctgaaagaagtctcttttgctcaccaaggacgcatttatttgatcaaaaatacagtaaaaatttgatATTATATATTACTTATAGAAATTTCCATAGcactttaagatttttttaatttcagtgaattaaaaaaaaaaactaaatacaagCGTTACTAGAGTTACAAATGGAAAATCATATTAAATCAACATTTAAACAGTTAAGACACTGAAGttacacaaaacaaaaattactaaactaaactaaaaactacaattatttttaattatatgatattaattatatactaattatatttttacaacttttttgTTACATGGAATAAAATGtaacagaaaaaaatgtttgtgtgtatttttaatgATAGTTGATAGTTAGTTTAATTGTACTAAAACAACTGTACTAATATTTTCATCACCTTAAATACATGATAACAGAAATTTAAttatatatcaaataaatattatattttacattaaattaggcttattttattttagttaggcAAAGTATCATTTCTAATTTCCATTTAATTTAAGCTGCTCAAATGAaacctgaaataaattaaaaaatgtttaataaaataaaataataaaactcatatatattaatacacacacacacacacatatatacatacatatatatatacacatacatatatatatatatatatatatatatatagaattaattTCTGTTCATGTTTATTTTAGGTGATGAgtgataaaaatgtttaaaaaagtagtTAATTTAttaacctatatatatatatatatatatatatatatatatatatatatatatatgtgtgtgtgtgtgtgtgtgtgtgtgtgtgtgtgtgtgtgtgtgtgtgtataattttaataatagtttAATACTTAAATTGTACATTCATCACCTGAAATACatgttaaatattatattttaaattaaattaagcttattttatttaagttacttggcaaggcaacatttctaattttattttattttaagttgaattactttgaattactaaaataaaccaaaaaataaataaataaataataacctaaataaatatatatttatatttttaccttatttttcaggattctttcatgaataacaagtttaaaaagtacagtgttttttcaaaatataaatattttataacaacgtaaattatttattattaacttttaataaacgtttcattattaacttaatacatccttggtgaataaaagtatgattaaaaaaaaagtaaagaagcagtaaaaatgtactgaccccaaacttttgaacggtagtatatatatatatatatatatatatatatatatatttgtagcaatagccaaaaatacattgtatgggtcaatattattgatttttcttttatgtcaaaaatcattaggaaattaagtaaagatcatgttacattaagattttttgtaaaattcctactataaatatatcaaaatgcaatttttgattagtaatatgcattgttaagaacttaatttggacaactttaaaggtgattttctcagtattttgatttttttgcatcctcagattccagattttcaaatagatgcatctcggccaaatattgtcctatcctaacaaaccaaacgtcaatagaaagcttatttattgagctttcatatgttgtatacatctcagttttgtaaaattttaccttatgactggttttgtggtccagggtcacatatatagtataaataatatatatatatatatatatatatatatatatatatatatatatatatatacatatttctaATTTGATGTAaatcgactataaagaaccttttctgcatttgaaagcttCCATGGATGTTCACGTTTCTTCATGAaatcattgatgccaataaagaccctttatttttaagagtgtaagatgTTTTTGGTCAAGTCTTGAGCAGTTTATTCCAGTATAAGATCTAATGTGAGCACCTTTCCTGTGGCTCCGTGAGAGACGTACTGCGCTCCTTCCCTCTGAGCGATCTGGACCTGTCTGCGGGCGATGCAGGGTCGGGCGATAGAGGTTCCCAGCAGATAGCGGTCCTCATAGACGGTATTCGCCTGCACCGCGGGCCAGATGAACTCCTCCACAAACTCAGAGCGCAGGTCCTCGATGAACACCTCAAACACAAACACATCCTGAATGAACACATTCACTCTCTCCTCTGCAGCTCAGTCTCATTAGCGTTCTTCTCATTACCTTCTGGGCTCCAAGTTTCTCGGCTTTCTTCCGTGCTGCGTCAAAGTCCTCATCCTGCCCAATATTAGCCTGCAATCAGATAAAGAGGAGATTTATGTCATTAGGGAAGAAGCTAGTTGGACTTTTAAAATCATGTGAATAGCTGAAGCTCTTTTCGTGGCAAGAGCTGTACATTTTCTGCTCATTTCATAAgagttgaataaaaaaaaatatatgaattaaatattagctaaatgaaaatgaataaaacgttattaataattaaaaattaaataaatttttgttCACCTCCATATGCAAATgtgttaaaataacttttctaattTTAAGGGGTTCAGCTGACAAAAaagtattgttaaaaaaaaatattaattaacaaaataaaataattaaattacattaaattaaaaatataagctaaattaaattaaattgacatatttacatatttaataaacaacagaaAATTGCAAAACATGCAAATATGttgaaatattaacttaaaatctCAGGACTTAATTTTAAGGGGTTCAGCtgacaaaaaaaaagtattgttaattttttttattaggctataatttttttttttaattacattaaattaaaaatataaattaaattaaatggacatatttaaataattaatcaacATCAGAAAATTGCAAAACATGCAAATATGttgaaatattaacttaaaatctCAGGACTTAATTTTAAGGGGTTCAGCTGACAAAaaaagtattgttaaaaataaaattattattaaaaaaataaaataattaaatcacattaaattaaaaatataaactaaattaaattaaatggacatatttacatatttaataaacaacaaaaaattgcAAAACATGCAAATATGTTGAAATATTAACTTGAAATCTCAGGACTTAATTTTAAGGGGTTCAGCTGACAAAaaaagtattgttaaaaataaaattattattaaaaaaataaaataattaaattacattaaattaaaaatataagctaaattaaattaaattgacatatttacatatttaatcaACATCAGAAAATTGCAAAAGATGCAAATATGttgaaatattaacttaaaatctCAGGACTTAATTTTAAGGGGTTCAGCTGACAAAAAAAagtattgttaatttttttttattaggctattaatttttttttaaaattacattaaattaaaaatataaattaaattaaatggacatatttacatatttaatcaACATCAGAAAATTGCAAAAGATGCAAATATGTTGAAATATTAACTTGAAATCTCAGGACTTAATTTTAAGGGGTTCAGCTGACAAAaaaagtattgttaaaaataaaattattattaaaaaaataaaataattaaatcacattaaattaaaaatataaactaaattaaattaaatggacatatttaaatatttaataaacaacaaaaaattgcAAAACATGCAAATATGTTGAAATATTAACTTGAAATCTCAGGACTTAATTTTAAGGGGTTCAGCTGACAAAaaaagtattgttaaaaataaaattattattaaaaaaataaaataattaaatcacattaaattaaaaatataaactaaattaaattaaatggacatatttaaatatttaataaacaacaaaaaattgcaaaacatgcaaatatgttgaaatattaacttaaaatctCAGGACTTAATTTTAAGGGGTTCAGCTGACAAAAAAACAacgttaaaattaaaaattaaattaaattaaatgtttgttCACCTTATGTTTGTTATATCAGATCATTAATCAAGCAACTACAAACatgcaaatattttaaaatattaaattacaatCTTAAGACTCCATTTGAAAAGGTTCAGCTGACAAGAAATGAttcaatcaattaaattaaattataaaaaataaaatattttttgaatatgAAATAtgatgaaatgaaataaattttTGTTCACCTCCAATGCAAATGtgttaaaataacttaaaactcAAGACTTAATTTTAAGGGGTTCAGCTGACAAAAAagtattgttaaaaaaattattattaaaaaaaataaaataattaaattacattaaattaaaaatataagctAAATTAATTGCAAAACATGCA
Protein-coding regions in this window:
- the LOC141334948 gene encoding argininosuccinate synthase-like, whose product is MSKGSVVLAYSGGLDTSCILVWLKEQGYEVIAYLANIGQDEDFDAARKKAEKLGAQKVFIEDLRSEFVEEFIWPAVQANTVYEDRYLLGTSIARPCIARRQVQIAQREGAQYVSHGATGKGNDQIRFELTCYALYPQVQIIAPWRIPEFYQRFRGRKDLMEYAEKHGIPVPVTPKAPWSMDANLMHISYESGILENPKNHAPSDLYLMTKNPEDSPNEADVLEIQFTKGVPVKVTHVKEGKSKDTPLEIFCYLNEIGGKHGVGRIDIVENRFIGMKSRGANLNSFYIHAFVRFFI